One segment of Carassius auratus strain Wakin chromosome 2, ASM336829v1, whole genome shotgun sequence DNA contains the following:
- the LOC113115047 gene encoding uncharacterized protein LOC113115047 isoform X1 — protein sequence MSVVESMEDFVNDFHTSLRENVLNVVPVDSTSRSSVEEVFNGFNNPFSDFNTDTKWRKYFSEKWGVVEPIEIHLGVRYDSRRNKISGMYEQTTVNDTFIYIPLLKTLEFIFRNDKVCNLIQEERQSDMYCDFCDGQYYKKHPLYSIFGTISQITGDNLGLNSILGYVESFSAKHYCRLCLTDKVLAQEVFSEDDPRMILRNRNLNEEHYKYLADNPNENSCYGVKRNSILNTLTYFNVSENFVLDIMHDILEGVAQYEVKLLFEYMSCNLISGDSIPQRLYAFNYGFLERNNRPTKVNLQQAGNNIGLNASQTWCLIKNIPLIFGDVVPVGDKHWHLMLLLLHIVNIIFSPCISEGMIIFLKHLIKEHHQLFKDLYPRNLIPKHHLMIHYPECIRQIGPLIHVWTMRYEAKHRFFKKNLKNFKNLTKSLAKKHQLAIAYHWESCTIRGIESGPVSNELLSDLENSDFISEQLQIDISSEVMVTPWVKCQGTEYRSGLVVFLECVDDAPVFGKIVKIFIKDGIYFLVSCMESEFIEHLHAFSVVEQEHCLVLKKPEELMYYKPFDLQMSYGNDHLFYIVVDCYL from the exons ATGTCAGTTGTTGAAAGCATGGAGGATTTTGTTAATGATTTCCATACAAGTTTaagggaaaatgttttaaatgttgtgcCTGTTGACAGCACAAGTAGAAGTTCAGTTGAAgaagtttttaatggttttaataatCCATTCTCTGATTTTAATACAGATACAAAAtggagaaaatatttcagtgagaaATGGGGGGTTGTTGAACCTATTGAAATACACTTAGGTGTCAGATACGATTCAAGAAGAAATAAAATCTCTGGGATGTATGAACAGACAACAGTTAATGACACTTTCATATATATCCCTCTTCTGAAGACTCTTGAGTTCATTTTTAGGAATGATAAAGTGTGTAATCTTATCCAAGAGGAACGGCAAAGTGACATGTATTGCGATTTTTGTGATGGACAGTATTACAAAAAACATCCTTTGTACTCCATC TTTGGTACTATTTCGCAAATTACCGGTGATAACCTAGGTCTAAATAGTATTCTTGGTTATGTTGAATCTTTTTCTGCAAAACATTACTGCAGACTCTGTCTCACTGACAAGGTGTTAGCACAGGAAGTATTTAGTGAGGATGATCCACGGATGATATTGCGTAATAGAAATCTAAATGAGGAGCATTACAAGTATCTTGCTGACAACCCCAATGAAAACTCATGTTATGGTGTTAAAAGAAATTCTATACTCAATACCTTGACTTACTTTAATGTATCTGAGAACTTTGTGCTGGATATTATGCATGATATCCTGGAGGGAGTTGCACAGTATGAAGTGAAACTGCTTTTTGAATATATGAGTTGCAATCTAATTTCTGGTGATTCCATTCCTCAAAGATTGTATGCCTTCAACTATGGCTTTTTAGAAAGAAATAACCGCCCAACCAAGGTCAACCTTCAACAAGCAGGAAACAACATTGGTCTCAATGCAAGTCAGACATGGTGTCTCATTAAGAACATCCCTCTCATATTTGGAGATGTAGTCCCAGTGGGAGATAAGCACTGGCATTTGATGTTGCTGCTCTTACATATTGTTAATATTATCTTTTCTCCTTGCATCTCTGAAGGAATGATAATATTTTTGAAGCATCTGATAAAAGAGCATCATCAGTTGTTTAAGGATTTGTATCCTAGGAATCTAATTCCAAAACACCACCTTATGATTCACTACCCTGAATGCATCAGACAAATTGGCCCATTGATTCATGTATGGACCATGAGGTATGAGGCAAAACACAGGTTTTTtaagaaaaatctaaaaaatttCAAAAACCTGACCAAATCGCTTGCAAAAAAACACCAGCTAGCCATTGCCTATCACTGGGAGTCATGTACTATCAGGGGTATTGAGTCTGGGCCTGTTTCAAATGAGCTGTTGTCTGACCTTGAAAACTCAGATTTTATTTCAGAGCAACTCCAGATTGATATCTCTAGCGAGGTAATGGTCACACCGTGGGTAAAGTGTCAAGGTACTGAGTATCGCAGTGGTCTTGTTGTTTTCTTAGAGTGTGTTGATGATGCACCTGTTTTTGGAAAGattgttaaaatttttattaaggatggaatttattttttggtatcgTGTATGGAATCAGAGTTTATTGAACACCTTCATGCTTTCAGTGTTGTTGAACAAGAGCATTGTCTTGTACTCAAAAAACCTGAGGAATTGATGTACTACAAGCCATTTGATTTACAAATGTCCTATGGCAATGACCATCTTTTTTACATTGTCGTGGActgttatttgtaa
- the LOC113115047 gene encoding uncharacterized protein LOC113115047 isoform X2: MSVVESMEDFVNDFHTSLRENVLNVVPVDSTSRSSVEEVFNGFNNPFSDFNTDTKWRKYFSEKWGVVEPIEIHLGVRYDSRRNKISGMYEQTTVNDTFIYIPLLKTLEFIFRNDKVCNLIQEERQSDMYCDFCDGQYYKKHPLYSIFGTISQITGDNLGLNSILGYVESFSAKHYCRLCLTDKVLAQEVFSEDDPRMILRNRNLNEEHYKYLADNPNENSCYGVKRNSILNTLTYFNVSENFVLDIMHDILEGVAQYEVKLLFEYMSCNLISGDSIPQRLYAFNYGFLERNNRPTKVNLQQAGNNIGLNASQTWCLIKNIPLIFGDVVPVGDKHWHLMLLLLHIVNIIFSPCISEGMIIFLKHLIKEHHQLFKDLYPRNLIPKHHLMIHYPECIRQIGPLIHVWTMRYEAKHRFFKKNLKNFKNLTKSLAKKHQLAIAYHWESCTIRGIESGPVSNELLSDLENSDFISEQLQIDISSEVMVTPWVKCQGTEYRSGLVVFLECVDDAPVFGKIVKIFIKDGIYFLVSCMESEFIEHLHAFSVVEQEHCLVLKKPEELMYYKPFDLQMSYGNDHLFYIVVDCYL, from the exons ATGTCAGTTGTTGAAAGCATGGAGGATTTTGTTAATGATTTCCATACAAGTTTaagggaaaatgttttaaatgttgtgcCTGTTGACAGCACAAGTAGAAGTTCAGTTGAAgaagtttttaatggttttaataatCCATTCTCTGATTTTAATACAGATACAAAAtggagaaaatatttcagtgagaaATGGGGGGTTGTTGAACCTATTGAAATACACTTAGGTGTCAGATACGATTCAAGAAGAAATAAAATCTCTGGGATGTATGAACAGACAACAGTTAATGACACTTTCATATATATCCCTCTTCTGAAGACTCTTGAGTTCATTTTTAGGAATGATAAAGTGTGTAATCTTATCCAAGAGGAACGGCAAAGTGACATGTATTGCGATTTTTGTGATGGACAGTATTACAAAAAACATCCTTTGTACT CCATCTTTGGTACTATTTCGCAAATTACCGGTGATAACCTAGGTCTAAATAGTATTCTTGGTTATGTTGAATCTTTTTCTGCAAAACATTACTGCAGACTCTGTCTCACTGACAAGGTGTTAGCACAGGAAGTATTTAGTGAGGATGATCCACGGATGATATTGCGTAATAGAAATCTAAATGAGGAGCATTACAAGTATCTTGCTGACAACCCCAATGAAAACTCATGTTATGGTGTTAAAAGAAATTCTATACTCAATACCTTGACTTACTTTAATGTATCTGAGAACTTTGTGCTGGATATTATGCATGATATCCTGGAGGGAGTTGCACAGTATGAAGTGAAACTGCTTTTTGAATATATGAGTTGCAATCTAATTTCTGGTGATTCCATTCCTCAAAGATTGTATGCCTTCAACTATGGCTTTTTAGAAAGAAATAACCGCCCAACCAAGGTCAACCTTCAACAAGCAGGAAACAACATTGGTCTCAATGCAAGTCAGACATGGTGTCTCATTAAGAACATCCCTCTCATATTTGGAGATGTAGTCCCAGTGGGAGATAAGCACTGGCATTTGATGTTGCTGCTCTTACATATTGTTAATATTATCTTTTCTCCTTGCATCTCTGAAGGAATGATAATATTTTTGAAGCATCTGATAAAAGAGCATCATCAGTTGTTTAAGGATTTGTATCCTAGGAATCTAATTCCAAAACACCACCTTATGATTCACTACCCTGAATGCATCAGACAAATTGGCCCATTGATTCATGTATGGACCATGAGGTATGAGGCAAAACACAGGTTTTTtaagaaaaatctaaaaaatttCAAAAACCTGACCAAATCGCTTGCAAAAAAACACCAGCTAGCCATTGCCTATCACTGGGAGTCATGTACTATCAGGGGTATTGAGTCTGGGCCTGTTTCAAATGAGCTGTTGTCTGACCTTGAAAACTCAGATTTTATTTCAGAGCAACTCCAGATTGATATCTCTAGCGAGGTAATGGTCACACCGTGGGTAAAGTGTCAAGGTACTGAGTATCGCAGTGGTCTTGTTGTTTTCTTAGAGTGTGTTGATGATGCACCTGTTTTTGGAAAGattgttaaaatttttattaaggatggaatttattttttggtatcgTGTATGGAATCAGAGTTTATTGAACACCTTCATGCTTTCAGTGTTGTTGAACAAGAGCATTGTCTTGTACTCAAAAAACCTGAGGAATTGATGTACTACAAGCCATTTGATTTACAAATGTCCTATGGCAATGACCATCTTTTTTACATTGTCGTGGActgttatttgtaa